One Salarias fasciatus chromosome 9, fSalaFa1.1, whole genome shotgun sequence DNA segment encodes these proteins:
- the bdh1 gene encoding D-beta-hydroxybutyrate dehydrogenase, mitochondrial, with amino-acid sequence MAPQSVLRVGLLVSFSVLLTVLLGFGLPALLNAAMRLLGLPETSVTECVVLLYALFVLYVATPRIPRGLLEARGKAVLITGCDTGFGHALAKHLHKLGFTVFAGCLLKDKGGEGAKELEDFHSDDMKVVQLDVCSDEQVNKAVEFIKSNLKERGLWAVVNNAGLSTFGEVEFTSMDTYKQVSEVNLWGTIRVTKAVLPLIRRAKGRVVNVSSMYGRMGNLMRSPYCISKYGVEAFSDCLRYEMKSWGVKVSVVEPGNFIVATGILTRDIVAATAGKLWSEAPADVKEDYGKTHFEHLMALMRSYCNSGQKDMTSVLDDITDALRSKRPYTRYSPQEPHWWIRMQVMTHLPGAISDFLYF; translated from the exons ATGGCCCCGCAGTCGGTGCTCCGGGTGGGACTGCTGGTGTCGTTCTCCGTCCTCCTCACGGTGCTGCTCGGCTTCGGGCTGCCCGCCCTGCTGAACGCGGCCATGCGGCTGCTGGGGCTGCCGGAGACCAGCGTGACGGAGTGCGTCGTGCTGCTGTACGCGCTGTTCGTGCTGTATGTGGCGACGCCGCGGATCCCCAGAGGGCTGCTGGAG GCCAGAGGGAAGGCCGTGCTCATCACAGGCTGCGACACTGGATTTGGACACGCGCTCGCCAAACATCTGCACAAGCTCGGCTTCACCGTCTTCGCCGGATGCTTGCTGAAG GATAAAGGTGGAGAGGGGgcgaaggagctggaggactttCACTCAGATGACATGAAGGTCGTCCAGCTGGACGTGTGCAGCGACGAGCAGGTGAACAAGGCCGTGGAATTCATCAAAAGTAACCTGAAGGAAAGAG GCCTGTGGGCAGTGGTGAACAACGCCGGTCTGTCCACCTTCGGAGAGGTGGAGTTCACCTCCATGGACACCTACAAGCAGGTGTCAGAGGTCAATCTGTGGGGCACCATCAGGGTCACCAAAGCCGTCCTGCCGTTAATCCGCAGGGCGAAAG GCCGCGTGGTCAACGTGTCCAGCATGTACGGGCGGATGGGCAACCTGATGCGCTCGCCGTACTGCATCTCCAAGTACGGCGTGGAGGCCTTCTCCGACTGCCTCCGCTACGAGATGAAGTCCTGGGGCGTCAAGGTGTCCGTGGTGGAGCCCGGCAACTTCATCGTGGCCACCGGCATCCTCACCCGCGACATCGTGGCCGCCACGGCCGGCAAGCTGTGGAGCGAGGCCCCGGCGGACGTGAAGGAGGACTACGGGAAGACCCACTTCGAGCACCTCATGGCCCTGATGCGCTCGTACTGCAACAGCGGGCAGAAGGACATGACCTCCGTGCTGGACGACATCACCGACGCGCTGCGGTCCAAGCGGCCGTACACCCGCTACAGCCCCCAGGAGCCGCACTGGTGGATCAGGATGCAGGTGATGACCCACCTGCCGGGCGCCATATCCGACTTCCTCTACTTCTGA
- the LOC115394355 gene encoding glycogenin-1-like isoform X2, with amino-acid sequence MADQAFVTLATNDNYARGAMVLGKSLRNHNTSKKLVALIGPQVSEPCQSVLKRIYDEVRVVDVLDSGDTAHLAMMKRPDLGITFTKLHCWALTHYSKCVFMDADTLVLSNIDELFDREELSAAPDPGWPDCFNSGVFVYRPSMETYGKLIQHCTEHGSFDGGDQGVLNSYFSNWATTDISKHLPFIYNLSSVAIYTYLPAFKQYGGNAKVVHFLGKTKPWSFTFDLKSKQISGNVQDATSHPTFLLDWWMLYSSAVVPMLQQQYGDQPFNSGCVESFTHEPAEPQMSSEERKQKWEQGQADYMGKDSFDNIKRKLDTFLK; translated from the exons ATGGCGG ATCAGGCCTTTGTGACGTTGGCTACGAATGACAACTATGCCCGAGGGGCCATGGTTTTGGGCAAATCCCTCCGTAACCACAACACATCCAAGAAGCTGGTGGCGCTCATTGGCCCTCAGGTGTCTGAACCCTGCCA GTCCGTGTTGAAGAGGATCTACGATGAAGTGCGGGTGGTGGACGTGCTGGACAGCGGCGACACGGCACACCTGGCCATGATGAAGAGGCCGGACCTGGGCATCACCTTCACCAAGCTCCACTGCTGGGCCCTCACACACTActccaaatgtgttttcatggaTGCAGACACTCTG GTACTTTCAAATATAGATGAGCTGTTTGACAGAGAGGAGCTGTCAGCTGCTCCTGACCCTGGCTGGCCCGACTGCTTCAACTCCGGCGTGTTTGTTTATCGTCCTTCAATGGAGACTTACGGCAAACTGATCCAGCACTGTACGGAACATGGAAGCTTCGATG gagGAGACCAGGGTGTTTTGAATAGCTACTTCAGCAACTGGGCAACAACCGATATATCCAAACACCTCCCCTTCATCTACAACCTGAGCAGCGTGGCCATCTACACTTACCTTCCAGCTTTCAAGCA GTATGGCGGCAACGCCAAGGTGGTCCACTTCCTGGGGAAGACCAAGCCGTGGAGTTTCACCTTTGATCTCAAAAGCAAACAGATTTCGGGGAACGTGCAGGACGCCACCTCGCACCCCACCTTCCTGCTGGACTGGTGGATGCTGTACTCCAGCGCCGTGGTGCccatgctgcagcagcagtacgGGGATCAGCCTTTCAACTCCGGATGCGTGGAG AGCTTCACACACGAGCCGGCCGAACCCCAGATGTCCTCGGAGGAGCGGAAGCAGAAATGGGAGCAAGGACAGGCCGACTACATGGGAAAGGACTCATTTGATAACATCAAGAGAAAGCTTGACACTTTCCTCAAATGA
- the LOC115394355 gene encoding glycogenin-1-like isoform X1, with translation MADQAFVTLATNDNYARGAMVLGKSLRNHNTSKKLVALIGPQVSEPCQSVLKRIYDEVRVVDVLDSGDTAHLAMMKRPDLGITFTKLHCWALTHYSKCVFMDADTLVLSNIDELFDREELSAAPDPGWPDCFNSGVFVYRPSMETYGKLIQHCTEHGSFDGGDQGVLNSYFSNWATTDISKHLPFIYNLSSVAIYTYLPAFKQYGGNAKVVHFLGKTKPWSFTFDLKSKQISGNVQDATSHPTFLLDWWMLYSSAVVPMLQQQYGDQPFNSGCVECQYSEMIICESEQSFTHEPAEPQMSSEERKQKWEQGQADYMGKDSFDNIKRKLDTFLK, from the exons ATGGCGG ATCAGGCCTTTGTGACGTTGGCTACGAATGACAACTATGCCCGAGGGGCCATGGTTTTGGGCAAATCCCTCCGTAACCACAACACATCCAAGAAGCTGGTGGCGCTCATTGGCCCTCAGGTGTCTGAACCCTGCCA GTCCGTGTTGAAGAGGATCTACGATGAAGTGCGGGTGGTGGACGTGCTGGACAGCGGCGACACGGCACACCTGGCCATGATGAAGAGGCCGGACCTGGGCATCACCTTCACCAAGCTCCACTGCTGGGCCCTCACACACTActccaaatgtgttttcatggaTGCAGACACTCTG GTACTTTCAAATATAGATGAGCTGTTTGACAGAGAGGAGCTGTCAGCTGCTCCTGACCCTGGCTGGCCCGACTGCTTCAACTCCGGCGTGTTTGTTTATCGTCCTTCAATGGAGACTTACGGCAAACTGATCCAGCACTGTACGGAACATGGAAGCTTCGATG gagGAGACCAGGGTGTTTTGAATAGCTACTTCAGCAACTGGGCAACAACCGATATATCCAAACACCTCCCCTTCATCTACAACCTGAGCAGCGTGGCCATCTACACTTACCTTCCAGCTTTCAAGCA GTATGGCGGCAACGCCAAGGTGGTCCACTTCCTGGGGAAGACCAAGCCGTGGAGTTTCACCTTTGATCTCAAAAGCAAACAGATTTCGGGGAACGTGCAGGACGCCACCTCGCACCCCACCTTCCTGCTGGACTGGTGGATGCTGTACTCCAGCGCCGTGGTGCccatgctgcagcagcagtacgGGGATCAGCCTTTCAACTCCGGATGCGTGGAG TGCCAGTACAGTGAAATGATCATTTGTGAGAGTGAACAG AGCTTCACACACGAGCCGGCCGAACCCCAGATGTCCTCGGAGGAGCGGAAGCAGAAATGGGAGCAAGGACAGGCCGACTACATGGGAAAGGACTCATTTGATAACATCAAGAGAAAGCTTGACACTTTCCTCAAATGA
- the cpb1 gene encoding carboxypeptidase B → MKVLLLLGLVAVAFAEVTRFEGDKVFRLKPVLDEHVALIKKLAKDIEVDFWSPDDASLVKANMEVDIHVRAMYLNIVSTVLNQSDMEHNVLIDDVQKAVDGQADNGPSPRAHSYTKYNTWSEIQTWISTIAASDASLISSQTIGNTYEGRPMTLLKLGKKTSSTKPAIFMDCGIHAREWITPAFCQWFVNEALNTYGSDSQMTSLLDEMDVYVLPLFNVDGYHYTHTNDRMWRKTRSRNSGYSCVGTDPNRNFDAGWCTLGASSYPCSDTYCGSTPESEIEVKNVANFIRSKKSVIKAYLTMHSYSQLLLFPYSYTYDLAADNDELMALAEGASNALRSLYNTRYTSGPGATTIYPAAGGSDDWAYDLGVKYSFTFELRDTGRYGFLLPESQIKPTCEETMLAVKYIAAYVQKNLY, encoded by the exons ATGAAGGTCCTCTTGCTGTTGGGATTGGTGGCTGTTGCCTTTGCCGAAGTCACTCGCTTCGAGGG AGATAAAGTCTTCCGCCTGAAGCCTGTGCTTGATGAGCATGTTGCCCTCATCAAGAAACTGGCAAAGGACATTGAG gtggaCTTCTGGAGCCCTGACGATGCCAGCCTGGTGAAGGCCAACATGGAGGTGGACATCCACGTGCGCGCCATGTACCTGAACATCGTCTCCACCGTCCTGAACCAGAGCGACATGGAGCACAA CGTCCTCATCGACGATGTCCAGAAGGCCGTTGATGGCCAGGCTGATAACGGACCCTCCCCCAGAGCCCACAGCTACACCAAGTACAACACCTGGAGTGAA ATCCAGACCTGGATTTCCACCATTGCCGCCTCCGACGCTTCTCTGATCAGCAGTCAGACGATTGGAAACACATATGAGGGACGCCCCATGACTCTCCTGAAG CTCGGTAAGAAAACCAGCTCCACGAAGCCCGCCATCTTCATGGACTGCGGTATCCACGCCAGAGAGTGGATCACTCCTGCTTTCTGCCAGTGGTTTGTCAACGAG GCTCTGAACACCTACGGCAGTGATTCTCAGATGACCAGCCTGCTCGACGAGATGGACGTGTACGTTCTGCCCCTCTTCAACGTCGACGGCTACCACTACACCCACACCAAC GACAGGATGTGGAGGAAGACTCGCTCCAGGAACTCTGGATACAGCTGCGTCGGAACTGATCCCAACAGGAACTTTGACGCCGGCTGGTGCA CTCTCGGCGCTTCCAGCTACCCCTGCAGCGACACCTACTGTGGAAGTACTCCTGAGTCCGAGATCGAAGTGAAGAACGTCGCCAACTTCATCCGCTCGAAGAAGTCGGTCATCAAGGCCTACCTCACCATGCACTCCTactcccagctgctgctcttccccTACTCCTACACCTACGACCTGGCTGCCGACAACGACGAGCTG ATGGCGCTTGCTGAGGGAGCCTCCAACGCCCTGCGCAGTCTGTATAACACTCGCTACACCAGCGGACCTGGAGCTACCACCATCT ACCCCGCTGCCGGAGGCTCCGACGACTGGGCCTACGACCTGGGAGTGAAATATTCCTTCACCTTCGAGCTGCGTGACACCGGCCGCTACGGCTTCCTGCTGCCCGAGTCTCAGATCAAGCCCACATGCGAGGAGACCATGCTGGCCGTCAAGTACATCGCCGCCTACGTCCAGAAGAACCTCTATTAA
- the agtr1b gene encoding type-1B angiotensin II receptor: MLNLTTGATEGIPLDCRKFGNHGFVFTFVPIVYGCIFVMGIVGNSMVVAVIHCYMKLKTVANILVLNLAISDLTFLLTLPLWATFTATGYYWPFGTFLCKASAGLVILNLYTSIFFLTVLSIDRYLAIVHPVQSRRFRSIAYARITCVVVWVFAFVLSMPTALTRDVYLLSGHNKTVCGLLQEKIEKVKKLNDLVLAIKLMKSLLGFLIPFIIIITCYCLIGRALLGAKRIQKSSRSRDDEVLRMLAATVLAFFLCWTPHQVCHFMDLLHQMKPLKQCDILDMVDTAMPFTICIAYFNSCINPIVYGFVGRQFRKNLLRLLRSSPRGATGPHPSISSKMSALSFRASEALSLTAKTNASADVK; the protein is encoded by the coding sequence atgctGAATCTAACGACGGGAGCAACAGAGGGGATACCGCTGGATTGTCGCAAGTTTGGGAACCACGGCTTCGTCTTCACCTTCGTGCCCATCGTCTACGGCTGCATCTTCGTCATGGGTATTGTGGGGAACAGCATGGTGGTGGCCGTCATCCACTGCTACATGAAGCTCAAGACGGTGGCCAATATCCTGGTCCTCAATCTGGCCATATCTGACCTCACCTTCCTCCTCACCCTGCCCCTGTGGGCCACCTTCACCGCCACCGGCTACTACTGGCCCTTTGGAACCTTTCTGTGCAAGGCCAGCGCAGGGCTGGTGATCCTCAACCTGTACACCagcatcttcttcctcacaGTGCTCAGCATCGACCGGTACCTGGCCATCGTGCACCCGGTGCAGTCGCGCCGCTTCCGCAGCATCGCCTACGCCCGTATCACCTGCGTGGTGGTCTGGGTTTTCGCCTTTGTGCTCAGCATGCCCACGGCACTGACCAGGGACGTGTACCTCCTCTCGGGCCACAACAAAACCGTGTGCGGGCTCCTCCAGGAGAAGATTGAGAAGGTCAAGAAGCTGAACGACCTTGTTTTGGCcatcaaactgatgaaaagTCTGCTGGGCTTCCTCATtcccttcatcatcatcatcacctgcTACTGCCTCATCGGCCGGGCGCTGCTGGGGGCGAAGCGCATCCAGAAGAGCTCGCGCTCCAGGGACGACGAGGTGCTGCGCATGCTGGCTGCGACCGTCCTGgccttcttcctctgctggaccCCCCATCAAGTCTGTCACTTCATGGACCTACTCCACCAGATGAAGCCGTTGAAGCAATGTGACATCCTGGACATGGTAGACACCGCCATGCCCTTCACCATCTGCATCGCCTACTTCAACAGCTGCATCAACCCCATCGTGTACGGCTTCGTGGGACGCCAGTTTCGGAAGAACTTGCTGCGTCTGTTGCGTTCCTCGCCGCGCGGCGCTACCGGGCCTCACCCGAGCATCAGCTCCAAGATGAGCGCGCTCTCTTTCCGCGCCTCGGAAGCGCTGAGCCTTACGGCCAAGACTAATGCCTCCGCTgatgtgaaatga